A genomic region of Petrotoga sibirica DSM 13575 contains the following coding sequences:
- a CDS encoding ERCC4 domain-containing protein, which translates to MGSILWVLESTEKYRFPYRVTIRKEEKVILALFVQDKWPGAGKNIFCIRDTEKTSSNYQEIERVPIISINRYGKRLSVVLDRTQNKRCDFLFLKKKYKNKEGEYEQIFWRTEQGLKEHRPKVKLTAKGDHHLHILIDINEKYPWKFANCNVERAQLKAGDYALLNESGIIAVAERKTFNNFIADIGNLSLLHMKLGELAKYKHSAFVVEANYSDFLNPSKLKVYTPSYLSKVLAEIFAYHPGFQIIFAGNRKLANEWTLRFFQAVISHEKDNIPTIVSEEASKYETKKDFTGGIYYDIRREILENTEDTFTINTLRKKFPLTSDTKIRKVLNDLRKEGYIENFGQGKKSVWKKT; encoded by the coding sequence ATGGGTTCTATTTTATGGGTTCTTGAATCAACGGAAAAATACAGATTCCCTTACAGGGTAACCATTAGAAAAGAAGAAAAAGTAATATTAGCGTTATTTGTCCAGGACAAGTGGCCAGGTGCTGGTAAAAATATCTTTTGCATAAGAGACACGGAAAAAACATCGAGCAATTACCAAGAAATTGAAAGAGTTCCAATTATATCGATAAATCGCTATGGAAAAAGGTTGTCGGTAGTTCTTGACAGAACCCAAAACAAAAGATGTGACTTTCTCTTTTTAAAAAAGAAATATAAAAATAAAGAAGGAGAATATGAACAGATATTTTGGAGAACAGAACAAGGACTGAAAGAACATCGTCCTAAAGTTAAACTAACAGCGAAGGGGGATCATCATCTTCATATATTGATCGACATAAATGAGAAATATCCATGGAAATTCGCCAATTGTAACGTTGAAAGAGCACAGCTTAAAGCCGGTGATTATGCCTTATTAAATGAAAGCGGGATAATAGCTGTAGCTGAAAGAAAAACCTTTAACAATTTTATTGCAGATATTGGAAATTTGTCACTTTTACACATGAAACTTGGAGAATTAGCTAAGTACAAACATTCTGCTTTCGTTGTTGAAGCAAATTACTCTGATTTTTTGAATCCTAGCAAGCTGAAGGTGTACACACCATCCTATTTATCTAAAGTTTTAGCGGAGATTTTTGCTTATCATCCTGGTTTTCAAATAATATTCGCTGGGAACAGGAAATTGGCAAATGAATGGACTTTACGTTTCTTTCAAGCGGTCATATCACATGAAAAGGACAACATCCCTACTATTGTTTCAGAAGAAGCATCTAAATATGAAACTAAAAAAGATTTTACCGGGGGCATATACTACGATATAAGAAGAGAAATACTTGAAAATACTGAGGATACTTTCACTATAAATACACTTAGAAAAAAATTCCCATTAACTTCTGACACTAAGATTAGAAAAGTATTGAACGATCTCAGAAAAGAAGGTTATATAGAAAATTTTGGTCAAGGCAAAAAAAGTGTGTGGAAAAAAACATAG
- a CDS encoding isochorismatase family protein produces MVENNKTPNEFTNYIVNALKLSPSNTAILCVDCQNGFTERCPTELPVAGTTEEWIDQVNEFLNLMKDKDFKIFASMDDHPENHISFEKWPPHCIKGTYGNQLFINTYDFVIKKGEEIDGDSYSAFYKDIEKRIESELDELLKKHKIENLVVLGLAGDVCVIATIEDALKRGYRVFPVSEYIKAVNKKDIKEIVEEKFGRII; encoded by the coding sequence ATGGTCGAAAACAACAAGACACCTAACGAGTTTACCAATTATATAGTAAACGCATTGAAATTATCACCTTCAAATACCGCGATATTGTGTGTTGATTGTCAAAACGGATTTACCGAAAGGTGCCCTACTGAACTTCCAGTAGCTGGAACAACTGAAGAGTGGATAGATCAGGTAAACGAATTTTTAAATTTAATGAAAGATAAAGATTTTAAGATCTTTGCCAGTATGGATGATCACCCTGAAAATCACATCTCTTTTGAAAAATGGCCTCCTCACTGTATAAAGGGTACCTATGGAAACCAACTATTTATAAACACTTATGATTTCGTTATAAAAAAAGGCGAAGAAATAGATGGAGACAGCTATTCAGCATTTTACAAAGACATTGAAAAAAGAATTGAATCGGAATTAGACGAACTTTTGAAAAAGCATAAAATAGAAAATTTAGTTGTTTTAGGATTAGCAGGAGATGTATGCGTAATAGCAACGATAGAAGATGCGTTAAAAAGAGGATATAGGGTATTCCCAGTAAGTGAATATATAAAAGCTGTTAACAAAAAGGATATTAAAGAAATCGTTGAAGAAAAATTTGGTAGAATAATCTAG
- a CDS encoding YdcF family protein: MHNTQEKGAIVILGGGIIPETPRKGSGELSDSAMKRVYEGFLLYKNLQLPIVVTGGNPLGTEIPEAQIMKEELLKMGVQPNGIFVEPLAKNTKQNVEFTLKLLEDNEVQRIYLVTSAIHLTRAMNYFKTYTNIDVVPVPTDYKVSREELKWYDFLPDMRFLEATSSAWHEYLGLVKFKIGG, translated from the coding sequence TTGCATAATACTCAAGAAAAAGGAGCAATAGTTATACTCGGGGGTGGAATAATTCCCGAAACTCCAAGAAAAGGATCAGGGGAGTTATCCGATAGCGCTATGAAAAGGGTATATGAAGGTTTCTTACTTTACAAAAATTTACAGCTTCCTATAGTTGTAACTGGTGGAAACCCCCTAGGTACTGAGATACCAGAAGCTCAAATCATGAAAGAAGAATTGTTAAAAATGGGAGTCCAACCAAACGGTATTTTTGTAGAACCACTTGCTAAAAACACCAAACAAAACGTGGAATTTACGCTTAAACTACTGGAAGACAATGAAGTACAAAGAATATATTTAGTCACCAGTGCAATACATTTAACAAGAGCTATGAATTATTTCAAAACTTACACAAACATTGATGTTGTTCCTGTTCCCACAGATTATAAGGTTTCCCGAGAAGAATTGAAATGGTATGACTTTTTACCAGATATGAGATTCCTAGAAGCAACTTCTTCTGCTTGGCATGAATACTTAGGATTGGTCAAATTTAAGATCGGTGGCTAA
- a CDS encoding prepilin peptidase, producing the protein MLHTNKKVLIILLSYIIVNIFVILTSPNWQNILFANSLLYIGLYDYFAFIIPDLGIIAILLIAFFNFESINLLYMIIIFLITFYYWRNGKMGFGDVKLLSVLSLLLGIYIFPLIIISTILIILSNKKKAIKKVPLGFYIMLSTFILYIFRGFYNTL; encoded by the coding sequence ATACTACACACAAATAAAAAGGTTCTAATTATCCTTTTATCTTATATAATTGTAAATATTTTTGTCATACTCACTTCTCCTAACTGGCAAAATATTCTTTTTGCTAATAGTCTCTTGTATATAGGGCTATATGATTATTTTGCCTTTATCATACCAGATTTAGGAATAATAGCTATTTTATTGATTGCATTCTTCAACTTTGAATCCATTAATCTTCTGTATATGATCATTATCTTTTTAATCACTTTTTATTATTGGAGAAATGGAAAAATGGGTTTTGGAGACGTGAAACTTCTATCAGTTCTTTCTCTTCTATTAGGCATTTATATATTTCCTCTGATAATCATCAGCACAATTCTAATCATTTTATCGAACAAAAAAAAGGCAATCAAAAAAGTTCCACTTGGTTTTTATATAATGTTGAGTACATTCATCTTATATATTTTTAGGGGGTTTTATAATACTTTATGA
- a CDS encoding tetratricopeptide repeat protein, with protein sequence MERIVKFNFGEEEIEITDLTPFPILLCEFLYEGDFELMKADLKNNSKFIEETKKIEKLVDHLPGLTSNFVIYPFVLSEFLSYFSEFKINYSDLVHISLNGLFDTVLLEADKKNFDFVKDVVNFILKIDPSFAPAYELMGSVLVEKGEMEEGEEYLEKAVKLDPWNIAALSELGELYFNLGEYEKAADIWKKELEFSPNNYVTYFMIADAYMQKGDYEKAAHVLEKFLNRFPNSVLGKYELATIYEKLSRITEANELKEEILNTRPEYSTDIEVWAKVMFENGKYKEVQNFLEKYIDQDKENEHFKLLLVIPYLKVKKFDEAKNIYQEIKDKYMWYIYGLEEILNKNLTKEEMEVIKRV encoded by the coding sequence ATGGAGCGCATTGTGAAGTTTAACTTTGGAGAAGAAGAGATTGAAATAACCGATTTAACACCTTTTCCAATCTTGCTTTGTGAGTTCTTGTATGAAGGAGATTTTGAGTTAATGAAGGCTGATTTAAAAAACAACTCAAAATTTATTGAAGAAACAAAGAAAATCGAAAAACTTGTTGACCACTTACCCGGTTTAACTTCTAACTTTGTGATTTATCCCTTCGTTCTTTCCGAATTTTTGTCTTACTTTTCTGAATTCAAAATTAATTACTCCGACTTGGTACATATATCTTTGAATGGACTATTCGATACGGTTTTATTAGAAGCTGATAAAAAGAATTTCGATTTCGTGAAAGATGTAGTCAATTTTATACTCAAAATTGATCCCAGTTTCGCTCCCGCCTACGAATTAATGGGTTCAGTTTTAGTAGAAAAAGGTGAGATGGAAGAAGGGGAAGAGTATTTAGAAAAAGCTGTTAAATTAGACCCTTGGAATATAGCTGCTTTGTCTGAATTAGGTGAATTATACTTTAATTTAGGTGAATACGAAAAGGCAGCTGATATTTGGAAAAAAGAGTTAGAGTTCTCCCCCAACAATTATGTAACCTACTTCATGATTGCAGATGCTTACATGCAAAAAGGAGATTATGAAAAAGCCGCCCACGTTTTAGAAAAATTTTTAAATAGATTTCCGAACAGCGTATTGGGTAAGTATGAGTTAGCTACTATATACGAGAAGTTATCGAGAATTACTGAAGCAAATGAGCTCAAAGAGGAAATTCTCAATACAAGACCTGAATATTCTACCGACATAGAGGTATGGGCTAAGGTAATGTTTGAAAATGGTAAATATAAAGAAGTTCAAAACTTTTTAGAAAAATATATAGACCAAGATAAAGAAAATGAACATTTCAAGTTGTTATTAGTTATACCCTACTTAAAAGTTAAGAAATTTGATGAAGCCAAAAATATATACCAAGAAATAAAAGATAAGTACATGTGGTACATCTATGGACTTGAGGAAATTCTGAATAAAAATTTAACGAAAGAGGAAATGGAAGTAATAAAAAGGGTGTAA
- a CDS encoding Hsp20/alpha crystallin family protein, whose translation MLERRREDREGLLSPFDFFNREFEDFFRSLPFGTTSRGEMDVYETDNDYIVECELPGLNKKDIKVQLKNDLLTISAEKKASDEVRTGNVYRRERYFGRIERSIRLPEYIDKDKIKAEYENGVLKLTIPKVDSAKGEGKEIKIQ comes from the coding sequence ATGTTAGAAAGGAGAAGAGAGGATAGAGAAGGTTTGTTATCACCATTTGATTTCTTCAATAGAGAGTTTGAGGATTTCTTTAGATCATTGCCCTTTGGAACAACATCACGAGGAGAGATGGATGTTTATGAAACTGACAACGATTACATTGTAGAATGTGAATTACCAGGTTTAAACAAAAAAGATATAAAAGTTCAATTGAAAAACGATCTATTAACCATATCCGCAGAAAAGAAAGCATCCGATGAAGTAAGGACTGGAAACGTGTATAGGAGAGAAAGATACTTTGGTAGAATTGAACGATCCATAAGGCTTCCAGAGTACATTGATAAAGACAAAATTAAAGCTGAATATGAAAATGGAGTTTTAAAATTAACTATACCAAAAGTTGATTCAGCTAAAGGTGAAGGAAAAGAAATTAAAATACAATAA
- a CDS encoding CPBP family intramembrane glutamic endopeptidase produces MDVISLLLYNCIEDIKVGEEMIFIKFIVLIILYYLLIYTISRFLLKRKDVYLGNLILGIFNIAISIFLIYLSTINFQQAGFQTGNFKKGFIMLLISFVLILGSLGSMRKMSLSDLMNIPYGNFKNNKIILLHVWLVVGPAEELFFRGFIQGNLRMILQDSIFSIEFATIIATILFVLAHFNNLFFGRENIKQFTSLLAGRIIMGSILGYTFQITNSLIYPIIIHTLSDGLTITYLIILKRRFINNYHS; encoded by the coding sequence ATGGACGTTATCAGTCTGCTGTTGTATAATTGTATAGAAGATATAAAGGTTGGTGAAGAAATGATTTTTATAAAATTTATCGTTTTAATTATTCTCTATTATTTACTTATTTATACGATTAGTAGATTTCTTTTAAAAAGAAAAGATGTTTACTTGGGTAATTTAATTTTAGGAATATTCAATATAGCCATTTCAATCTTTCTTATCTATCTTTCAACAATAAACTTCCAACAAGCAGGATTTCAAACTGGGAATTTTAAAAAAGGGTTTATTATGCTTCTAATCTCTTTTGTTTTAATATTGGGATCTTTAGGTAGTATGAGGAAGATGTCTCTTTCTGATCTCATGAATATTCCTTACGGAAATTTCAAAAATAACAAAATTATATTATTACATGTTTGGTTAGTCGTGGGGCCAGCAGAAGAATTGTTTTTTAGAGGCTTTATCCAAGGGAATCTAAGAATGATTTTACAGGATTCTATTTTTTCTATTGAATTTGCAACGATCATAGCAACTATACTTTTTGTTTTAGCCCACTTCAACAACCTTTTCTTTGGCAGAGAAAATATCAAACAATTTACAAGTCTTTTAGCAGGAAGAATCATAATGGGATCGATTTTGGGATATACCTTTCAAATTACAAATAGCTTGATCTATCCCATTATAATACATACCCTCTCTGATGGACTCACTATCACTTACTTAATTATCTTAAAGAGAAGATTCATAAATAATTATCACTCTTAG
- a CDS encoding SLC13 family permease, which yields MSIYAITSLIVFIIVILGMVFQKIDRTLIAMLGAIFLLGAGVFSDQIGAIKEYIDFNTLLLLLGMMVFVETLRKTGIFTFLGLSMLKLFGNNTYTLFISLIFLVALFSGFIDNVTTILVFIPMTFAITDSLNINYLPFVLGEIFASNIGGMATIIGDPPNIMIASAAGYSFTEFALIMYPITIVNLIFVIILLIYFFKKDLSIKIDKEAVKNFDVSHIVEDKKEFILSILLFGAVIFAFALQHELNLESSTVALAAGFFSLFILRPKDLKDTLSNVEWENILFFFALFLIAGALEETGIISIFSNILVDFSGNSLLIFSFSILIISSFFTGFMNNVPLTAAMIPVVEKLTISGSSVFASIDSIWYSLSLGACLGGNLTPIAASANVIALGFLTQFKGKTISFWEFAKYGLIIVLGNILISAIYINFVFF from the coding sequence ATGTCAATATATGCTATAACATCTTTAATAGTCTTCATAATAGTTATTTTAGGAATGGTTTTTCAGAAAATAGATAGAACTCTTATTGCTATGTTGGGGGCTATATTTTTATTAGGCGCAGGTGTATTCTCCGATCAAATTGGTGCAATAAAAGAGTACATAGATTTTAACACTCTCTTATTGTTGCTAGGAATGATGGTGTTTGTTGAAACTTTAAGAAAGACTGGTATATTTACATTTCTAGGCCTCTCGATGTTAAAATTGTTTGGGAACAATACATACACCTTATTCATTTCTTTAATCTTTTTGGTTGCTTTATTTTCCGGATTTATTGACAACGTTACAACTATTTTAGTTTTCATCCCAATGACTTTTGCTATTACTGATTCTTTAAATATTAATTATCTACCTTTTGTTTTAGGGGAAATTTTTGCATCCAATATTGGAGGCATGGCAACAATAATTGGAGATCCTCCTAATATTATGATTGCGTCTGCGGCAGGTTATTCTTTCACAGAGTTTGCGCTTATTATGTATCCTATCACAATAGTTAATTTAATATTCGTCATTATCTTATTGATATACTTCTTCAAAAAAGATTTATCAATTAAAATAGATAAAGAAGCGGTTAAAAATTTTGATGTATCCCACATTGTAGAAGACAAAAAAGAATTTATCTTGTCTATACTTTTGTTTGGAGCAGTTATCTTCGCTTTTGCATTGCAGCATGAACTTAATTTAGAAAGTTCAACCGTTGCCTTAGCTGCAGGGTTTTTCTCGTTATTTATTCTTAGGCCAAAAGATTTGAAAGATACATTATCTAATGTTGAATGGGAAAATATTCTATTTTTCTTCGCTTTATTTTTAATAGCAGGAGCACTTGAAGAAACTGGTATAATTAGCATTTTTTCTAACATTCTGGTCGATTTTTCTGGTAATTCTTTACTTATTTTTAGTTTTTCTATCCTAATAATTTCTTCCTTCTTTACTGGTTTCATGAATAATGTTCCTTTAACAGCTGCAATGATACCTGTCGTTGAAAAATTGACTATTTCCGGGTCTTCCGTTTTTGCTAGTATCGATTCTATTTGGTACTCGTTATCTTTGGGGGCTTGTTTAGGAGGGAACTTAACTCCTATAGCTGCTTCGGCAAATGTTATAGCGTTAGGTTTTTTAACACAATTTAAAGGAAAAACAATTTCATTTTGGGAATTTGCAAAATATGGTTTAATAATAGTATTGGGGAATATTTTAATTTCGGCGATATATATAAATTTCGTTTTTTTCTGA